GCGGGCAAGGCCGACCGCCGTGCCCTCGAGCGTGAGGTCAAGGCCATTCGCGAGCGGCTCGGCGCCGTCGAGAAGCAGATCAGCGAGCTCGAAGGGCGTCTCGCCGAGATCGGTTTGGCCCTCGCTGATCCCGATCTCTATCGAGACGGCGCCCGAGCCCGCGAGATCGCGGAGGCGCGCCGCCAGGCCGAGGAGCAGGTGGCCTGGCTCATGAACGAGTGGGAGGAGCTCTCGGAGCGTCTGTCGACCGTGGCGGGACCGGCGGGAGCCGACGCGTGAGCGAGCCGCGCTTCGTCCCGCAAGTCGGCGACGACGAACTGCGCCGCGAGAAAGCCCGCGCGCGCGAGCTGCGGGCCAGCGGCTGGTGGAAGCGACGCGTCGCCGAAGGGATCTGCTACTACTGCCGCGCTCAGGTGGGCGCGCGGGCGCTCACCGCCGACCATCTGGTTCCCCTCATCCGCGGGGGCCGCTCGGTGCGGGGCAACATGGTGCCGTCCTGCAAGGCGTGCAACAACCGCAAGCGCGCGATGCTGCCCTGGGAGTGGGAGGAATACGTGAAGCGCCTCGCCGGCTCGGCGGAGGAATAGCGGGCGGTGCCGATGCCGCGTCTCGCCGCCCCGTCCCCTCGGCGCGCGCTCACCCTGACCGTGCTCGTCTCGCTGGTTGCCGGCGTAGCCTTCGCGCACTCCTTCCTCGAGCGCGCGGAGCCGCGTCCGGGCAGCACGGTGAAGGCCGCGCCGACCGAGGTGCGCCTCCGCTTCACCGAGCGCCTGGAGCCTGCCTTCTCCACCGTGCAGGTCACCGATGAGAAGGGCCGCCGCGTGGACCGGGGCGAGGCGCACACCGAGCCGGGATCACCCCGGCAACTCCGCGTACCGCTCGAGCCCCTCGGCGCTGGCCGCTACGCGGTCCGCTGGCGCGTCCTCTCGGTCGACAGCCACGTGGTCGAGGGCGACTTCAGCTTCCGCGTCGCGCCCTGACCCGTATCCTCCCGGCGTCACGCCGCCGTATCGAACGTTGGACATTGTCCGGCGCCCCTCGTCTCGATCAAATCGCCCCGGACGAATGATCGTCCCAATCAATCACAGGGAGGGGCGCGATGAATATGAATCGGATCGGATGGGGGCTTGCAATGGCGCTGGCGGTGGGGCTGGTCGCGGGGACCGCGGCAGCCGACGACAAGCCGGGCAAGGACGGTGGCGCGAAGACGGCGAAGGCCGACGGCAAGATCAACATCAACGAGGCCTCTCGGGCGCAGCTGATGAAGCTGAGCGGGATCGGGCCGGGCACGGCGGATCGCATCATCGAGTATCGTCAGGCGCACGGGCCATTCCGGCGCGTGCAGGATCTCGAGAAGGTGGAGGGCGTCGGCAAGGGCGTGATCGAGCGGAATGAGGGCCGCATGGCGGTGAAGTAAAAAAGCCTTTGCACGCCCATCGGCGAGTGGGTACGATGCTGTCAAAATCGATCGGAGCGCACACAGGCTCTCTCTGGCGTCTCCCGTCGGCAATTCCGCCGGCGACGACGTGATCGAGCCTCCTGCCGGGAGTCGGCGTCCGGTGCGAGGTAGTGGGCACCTGGGCCTCGAGTCGGGCCTCGCCGAGAAAGGGAGGTGATCCAGCCGATGTGTACCCCTACGGTGATCTGTGAGGTGGTCACCTCCTAAGGCCCTGTAGCACGCAGGTGGCCCTGGAGGACCCAGGAACCACCGGCCCCGACGGTCCCGCCCTTCACCAGCGGGGCGGCTTTGCAGCACGAAATGCCGCAAGTACCGTCGGGGCTTTTTCTTGTCTACCGCTTGGATGTTGACTCGCGGAAAGTCAAACGGCCCGCCGGGCGCGCCGGCGGGCCGTCATGGGTCGCGTGTGGCGGTCGCTAGGCCTTACGGACGTTCGACGCCTGAAGCCCCTTCGGGCCCTTGGTCACTTCGAACTCGACCTTGTCCCCCTCGGCCAGGCTCTTGAAGCCCTGGGCCTGGATGGCACTGTAGTGGACGAAGACGTCCTCGCCGCCCTCGACCTGGATGAAGCCGTAGCCCTTCGCGTCGTTGAACCACTTGACCGTACCTTGTGCCATACCTCGGTTCCCTCTCTCCTTGAGCGGCGCGAGGCCACCCGCGTGATCCCCAACCACCATGGCCGGGGCTCCCCCGAGCTCGGGGGAAAACAAAAAAAGCGCCTAGGAGGACCGAGGTCCTCACGGCGCTTCCGCTGACTAC
The sequence above is drawn from the Candidatus Methylomirabilota bacterium genome and encodes:
- a CDS encoding HNH endonuclease; this encodes MSEPRFVPQVGDDELRREKARARELRASGWWKRRVAEGICYYCRAQVGARALTADHLVPLIRGGRSVRGNMVPSCKACNNRKRAMLPWEWEEYVKRLAGSAEE
- a CDS encoding copper resistance CopC family protein, coding for MPRLAAPSPRRALTLTVLVSLVAGVAFAHSFLERAEPRPGSTVKAAPTEVRLRFTERLEPAFSTVQVTDEKGRRVDRGEAHTEPGSPRQLRVPLEPLGAGRYAVRWRVLSVDSHVVEGDFSFRVAP
- a CDS encoding helix-hairpin-helix domain-containing protein, with product MNRIGWGLAMALAVGLVAGTAAADDKPGKDGGAKTAKADGKININEASRAQLMKLSGIGPGTADRIIEYRQAHGPFRRVQDLEKVEGVGKGVIERNEGRMAVK
- a CDS encoding cold-shock protein; this encodes MAQGTVKWFNDAKGYGFIQVEGGEDVFVHYSAIQAQGFKSLAEGDKVEFEVTKGPKGLQASNVRKA